From the genome of Polyangiaceae bacterium, one region includes:
- a CDS encoding DUF192 domain-containing protein — translation MKSRSLLGVACVLLSGCGGAEEEAACRGASVRVVRPGASAPLVSVCAQVARTEAERTQGLSGRSRLAASEGLLLEFPVEGEACIVNGPVTFGIDVVFANDRGDVVALERAVAAGDATPRCHPGVRRVLEIAAGVANGVAVGDSLQIE, via the coding sequence GTGAAGTCTCGCTCGCTTCTCGGCGTCGCTTGCGTGCTGCTGAGCGGCTGCGGCGGGGCGGAGGAGGAGGCGGCGTGCAGGGGCGCGTCGGTGCGCGTCGTGCGGCCCGGAGCCTCGGCGCCCCTCGTCAGCGTCTGCGCGCAAGTGGCGCGCACCGAGGCCGAGCGTACACAAGGCCTTTCCGGTCGCTCGCGGCTTGCAGCTTCCGAGGGCTTGCTCCTGGAGTTCCCCGTCGAAGGGGAGGCGTGCATCGTCAACGGCCCGGTGACCTTCGGCATCGACGTCGTGTTCGCAAACGACCGAGGCGACGTGGTCGCTCTGGAACGAGCGGTGGCGGCGGGGGATGCCACGCCGCGCTGTCATCCGGGAGTCCGGCGCGTACTCGAGATCGCCGCGGGAGTTGCGAACGGCGTGGCGGTCGGCGACTCGCTCCAAATCGAGTGA
- a CDS encoding di-heme oxidoredictase family protein, whose product MTSRGFWIGTPLVALLLAGCGDGEEGTGRPAASLAKDIYAPLGDVLPSASAEQKDTFERGLAVQLRRFDPSTGLGPDFNVTACGHCHEKPVPGGGAGRYRNFLLQGQTLPDGSFQSTGQNGIQDQYTLATIGRLPDDPDTNVRALRNPIPFFGAGLIAEISGEEILKRADPDDRDGDGISGRPNYDRGFVGRFGRKSQTVSIEGFIRGPLFNHVGLTSDPLPDSLKAKLPVPSASAPAPGGTTSNGNVGTVQQAQAAAPAEPTVDDDGVPDPELPQQDLFDLVSFSMLLAAPQPEAPSEQTERGKVHFDDAGCAKCHAPTLESKRGLIPLYSDLLLHDMGKERADGIRMGEATGSEFRTQPLWGVGAVAPYLHDGAADTLDEAIRLHGGEGEAARDAYLAMDADERGDLIAFLESLGGASQRSEGLLPPDAPVPDVGEYGGPGRKLSVAEMAKFEVGRRVFDREFTVAQGVGLNFNGDSCRACHFDPVIGGAGPSDVDVTRQGIIDGQGMFQEPATGTMAHHQSLKAVRPDLDPSSNFFELRQTPPIFGFGLIDRIADATIIALEDPNDSDGDGIRGIAHVLPDGRVGRLGWKANVPSLAEFARDGLSNELGLSVPPQPPLTFGNGTDKDDAPDPEIAVSDVEALVFFMQQLAPPPRQKETLQVLAGEGIFTQVDCAKCHVPELETTDAVKVPLYSDLLLHEVLPAGAPGIATGKASQLAFRTSPLWGLSKTAPYMHNGRAFTIADAIKAHEGEAKTSRDKFLALSAEDRDALIAFLESL is encoded by the coding sequence ATGACGAGTAGAGGGTTCTGGATCGGCACGCCGCTCGTGGCGTTGCTGCTAGCGGGGTGTGGAGACGGCGAGGAAGGCACGGGTCGACCCGCCGCGAGTTTGGCGAAGGACATCTACGCGCCCTTGGGCGACGTGTTGCCGTCAGCCTCCGCCGAGCAGAAGGACACCTTCGAGCGCGGACTGGCCGTCCAGTTGCGTCGCTTCGATCCGTCCACGGGACTCGGGCCAGACTTCAACGTGACCGCTTGCGGTCACTGCCACGAGAAACCGGTTCCCGGAGGTGGCGCGGGCCGCTATCGAAACTTCCTGCTTCAGGGGCAGACCTTGCCGGACGGATCCTTCCAGTCCACGGGGCAAAACGGCATCCAGGATCAGTACACCCTCGCGACCATCGGCCGCTTGCCGGACGACCCGGACACCAACGTGCGCGCCTTGCGCAATCCGATCCCTTTCTTCGGGGCGGGTTTGATCGCCGAAATCAGTGGGGAAGAAATCCTGAAGCGCGCAGACCCCGATGACCGCGACGGCGACGGCATCAGCGGACGCCCCAACTACGATCGTGGCTTCGTGGGGCGCTTCGGACGCAAGTCACAAACGGTGTCCATCGAGGGCTTCATCCGCGGCCCCCTGTTCAACCACGTCGGTTTGACTAGCGATCCCTTGCCAGACTCGCTGAAGGCGAAGCTTCCCGTGCCCAGCGCCAGTGCGCCCGCGCCCGGCGGAACCACGAGCAACGGCAACGTCGGCACGGTCCAACAGGCGCAAGCGGCGGCACCTGCCGAGCCCACCGTCGATGACGACGGCGTGCCGGATCCCGAACTCCCGCAGCAAGACCTGTTCGACCTGGTCAGCTTCTCCATGTTGCTCGCAGCGCCACAGCCCGAAGCGCCCTCGGAACAAACCGAACGCGGGAAGGTCCACTTCGACGACGCCGGTTGCGCCAAGTGTCACGCGCCCACCTTGGAGTCGAAACGTGGGCTAATCCCCCTGTATTCGGATCTATTGCTCCACGACATGGGCAAGGAGCGCGCCGACGGGATCCGCATGGGCGAGGCGACGGGTAGCGAGTTCCGCACTCAACCTCTGTGGGGCGTGGGCGCCGTGGCGCCCTACCTTCACGATGGTGCTGCCGACACCCTGGATGAGGCCATTCGCCTGCACGGTGGCGAGGGCGAAGCGGCTCGCGACGCGTACTTGGCAATGGACGCCGACGAGCGCGGCGATCTGATCGCCTTTCTCGAATCCCTGGGCGGCGCGTCCCAGCGCTCTGAGGGCCTATTGCCGCCTGACGCGCCGGTTCCCGACGTCGGCGAGTACGGCGGCCCGGGTCGCAAGCTCAGCGTCGCCGAGATGGCGAAGTTCGAAGTAGGGCGCCGCGTCTTCGACCGCGAGTTCACCGTTGCGCAAGGGGTTGGTCTCAACTTCAACGGCGATTCCTGCCGCGCCTGCCATTTCGATCCCGTGATTGGTGGGGCAGGACCCAGCGACGTCGACGTCACGCGACAGGGCATCATCGATGGTCAAGGCATGTTCCAGGAGCCCGCCACGGGGACGATGGCGCATCATCAGAGCTTGAAGGCCGTGCGACCGGATTTGGATCCCAGTTCGAACTTCTTCGAGCTTCGCCAGACGCCTCCCATCTTCGGCTTCGGCCTGATCGATCGCATCGCCGACGCCACCATCATCGCCCTGGAAGATCCCAACGACAGTGATGGCGATGGCATTCGTGGAATCGCCCACGTGCTGCCCGACGGACGTGTCGGTCGATTGGGCTGGAAGGCAAACGTTCCTTCTCTGGCAGAGTTTGCGCGGGACGGGCTTTCCAACGAGCTTGGGCTATCCGTGCCACCCCAGCCGCCGCTCACCTTCGGCAACGGTACGGACAAGGACGACGCGCCGGATCCGGAGATCGCGGTATCCGACGTGGAAGCGCTGGTCTTCTTCATGCAGCAGTTGGCGCCGCCGCCTCGGCAAAAAGAGACACTGCAAGTGTTGGCCGGCGAAGGCATCTTCACTCAGGTGGACTGCGCGAAGTGTCACGTGCCCGAGCTCGAGACCACCGATGCCGTGAAGGTCCCGCTCTACAGCGATTTACTGTTGCACGAGGTCTTGCCCGCGGGTGCCCCCGGCATCGCCACCGGCAAGGCTTCCCAACTGGCATTCCGCACGTCGCCGCTGTGGGGACTGTCGAAAACGGCCCCCTACATGCACAACGGCCGCGCTTTCACCATCGCGGACGCGATCAAAGCGCACGAGGGCGAGGCCAAGACTTCGCGTGACAAATTCCTGGCGCTCTCCGCGGAGGATCGGGACGCGCTGATCGCATTCCTCGAGTCTCTGTGA